In Papaver somniferum cultivar HN1 chromosome 9, ASM357369v1, whole genome shotgun sequence, the genomic stretch GCGTTAGAAAATAAATGAACTAGAGAATTATAATATTTAATCAATGGATTGAATTATCACAGTCGAATGAATGTTGAATTTCTTTTAAACAACCCCCAAAAGATACTATTTCAGATttgttaatcgacgaagaaataaTTCAGAGTGTCATGGGAAAATATGAAAGTAATAATGTGGAAGTCGAATATGAAATTGTAGTTACAGAGATGCCTTCGCGTAAAGAAGCTATCAAAGCTACAGAGATATTGAATAAGTTTTTATTGAATCAGGAAATGACAACACCAAAAATTATTCTAATGTTTAGAAAAATCCAAGATGAAATTCAATGTGACATCAATTTTAAGAAAAACCAAGTCACAACAATCTTTTCCAAATTAACATAAAGGTAAAACTAAATTTGTATAAATTGGagagttattaatttatatatttgaaGGGACCTATAGAAAACTAAAAAaagttattattttataaatttaacgAATTATTAATTTAGCATGTTGGACCCGATTCGGGACcgacaaaatttattaatttatcgtgattattaatttatcgcggaTTAAATTATAGGGGTTCTACTATATTACCAAGTGAGCGCATGTACCATTATACCTGCTTGTACGTACGGACAATGTCGATGCACCCATATGCACACAACATACTTAAAAAATACGGGAGCTTAGCTGGACGTACATTGGTTAATTAGGCTGGTATAGCGCAATGGTGGATGCCTTAATCTGCTTGGGCTGCCTTTTTGGTAATATATTAATAGGACCCCGGAACCGACCCTAACATCCGTAGTGTTGTTTCAGTCCAAAACGGTTTCTCGTATTTAGCAATCGATACTTGAATCGACACTTCTGTTTTGAGTATAAGCAAAGAAATTTGGGAAGAGTATGACTTTCTTAATTTGCTTCTTCTTTTTAGTATATATAAGAGAAACATCTAGCTAAACCTAAATTAGTTTAGCTCAAATTACTTTCGCTCTAAAAACCTTTATATTCTTCTAAGCCATCTGGCCCATCTCTGGCCCAtctctcatcatcatcttcacgtTAGCAATGGCGACAACAATATTTTCGAGCTcatcaacagcaacagcaacagctggTCTTCCCAAGTTTGATACAATCCGAAGAAGTGGTTCTGTTCGTCTAAGACCACCaccatcttttctttctctcaaaCCTCGAAATCCTGCCGGCTTTGGTGCCTCCTCAATCAGCATGCAGCGTCGAAGTTCTATTTCTAGTATTACTGCTGTGGCGACGATGTCAATGAGTACTAACTTTCCCAGAGTGAAACTTGACGGAAAGGCGGTTGCGGAGGAAATCGGAGATGAAATCACCGATGAAGTAACGAGGATGAAGGATGCAACTGGTGTCACACCAATGTTAGCTGTTATTGTAGTTGGGGAGAAGAATCACTCGCCGGTTCATCTTGAAAACAAGCTCCAGGCTTGTGAAGCAGCAGGGATCAAAACTAATGTAGTTCGTTTATCAGATGATTCCTCGGAAGAAGAAGTTCTTGATTGTATTTCGCGATTCAACGAAGAACCCTCTGTTCATGGCATCCACATTCAGCTGCCTCTACCTCGTCATATGGATACGGCAAAAATCTTGACTGCTGTTCGAGTTGAGAAAGATGTTGACGGATTCAGTTCACTAAAAACACGAGATGAACAGCCGCCATTTAAATTTCCTTCCGTAATTCCATGCACAGCCAAAGGATGCATGGAATTGTTGTATAGATGTGATCTTCGTATAAAGGGGAAATCAGTAGTTGTTATCGGCAACGGAACTGATACTGATATTGTTGCACCTGCTGCCGCATATTTACTGCAGAGGCACGGTGCCAAGGTCACTGTTGTGCACCGTGGAACAGAGAACCTCAAGGAGATCATTAAACAAGCAGATATCCTCATCTCCGCTGCAGAAAGAGCTTATCTGGTGAGGGCTCGCTGGATTAAGCCAAGAGCAATTGTCATTGACACCGGCAATAACATGATGACAAGTCATCTAGGCTCCTGTCAATTTGTTGGGGACGTTTGCTATGAAGAGCCTTACGAGTGGGCTTCAGTTATAACTCCAGCACCGGGAGGAGTGGAATCCATGACCACCGCCATGCTTCTATCAAACACGCTTCTGATAGCTAAGAGGGCTCTTAAGTTTGAATGACCTGTCTGGGACATCTTTTCGGTTTTCAATTCATTCTTAATTCTTTAAATTCTTTTGTATTTTATTATGGAGAGAaatttattattaataaaattcTTTTTTAGGGATTTTAATAGTTTACGGCGTGATCCCACCGTAATGAATTGGAAAcaccacgatgtgggactaaaaagtttcatttagGTATTCTTTAAATGacctgttggaaaacgattaataaaaaaattattttttaaagttttaataaaaaattataatttattattttattttgtgaatgaaactttttagtcctacatcgtggagtttccaatttttagtagttttaagaaactatataaaccttttagtcccacatcggggagtttttcttcttaaattgttttatttcattatataaagaaattcactacttttgtaaaatctatgggaacggggttgctctatattttagagggacccctaaggaaaaatattttatagcgtttcttaagagttcgtgatttttcttaacgattttttcggagttgccaagctcaagttgagcatctactacatatgatagtagtaggtgtagtagggtgttttatcctggagatatccgtcctgtgagggctatagcatcactcttgagtgtagccgggcgctaatgtcttaaggacaacgtgttgaacatgtgactcactctgtttttccaaagttttgccttgttgctaagtatcaataactttttcttatttgatttttccttgtttttgattattgcacccaacaatcttaagaaattataatttgtaataatcgaaaatggttggttggtttgtgaatcatggatgttaattgtggagtgaaaaacaaaaataattttttggtcAGATGTAGATTTTCGatattatctcttaacctagaaggaatttcaatgaacccttttgacacaacgtagtagacatcctgatagttacccacgtaaaatttcagaatttttggagctgtaaaagtatttttttgatattttacaaaacagacaaatgttcctgaaaaattctgacgggcaaacttttgttgttaactaaagtattttttatggggtaatcatgagttttttaatatggtggttcaaacgaagtttgtaaatctagatattatcttcaaaactcatattttatcttccgtttcggaactaaggtttgtgagatgtggtgtattaggtgattgggaaattaccgtgtccgtggtcagagtataaacgaagattgtgacatgaaattgaaaaggaacatggctaccaggcgcatgtggatgaacacaaatcttccaaagatgacaaaggcgggaatatcaaacacaactctaaccgtagtcttcataagaaaggtatgtttcgtaaaactgaatccggcgttactttaattaagggtgattgttatgtttgtataattccgggccatacggtagtaaaatgtagacaacataaaaccttaataagtagaaagttaatgctaatttagttgaaccaaattagaacgagtttattcacatgatgtcggaagttattttaacaaccaatgtgagagaccagaaggtggactctggagccaccaagaatgtttgttgaaacagagacctgttcacctcctatcagaggataggggatgtcgagaaactctttttgattaaCTCATCtacaatagaggttgcataaaaggaaaaggtcgagcagaagctcatatatgtaatactctcacattgaatgaagttttcatgttccaagcatatgcaagaatcttgtatcttgtctattgtagatggaaaaagatttaagatcttaattgaatctggaaaacttgttgtaacagggcagttattttttaagcaagagttataggactttggatctatataagcttaacggaaaaaattgatgatgtgaacatagttgattcttgtgctttctttatgtgattgattgttttatgtggtaagcttgtaaccgtaaacttataagtcaatgcttaactggatagcataggccgcgtacccaaatttagtttggactttgaacataaaagtgaaatctgtgaagaatcaaatttgatttaaaaccttttagcacaaatgttcagagtaattctaagcctttagaattaattcagttaggcctagatgacatgagttcaacctaaaatcactgtggtaaaagatggtttataacctcccgtaccagacgggggatgaaccgttgtcgtcgactcgggccacgactcctatgccgtgtgcgaacccgaggggccgaggtgatattgtaatcaccgtccttccctgcacacagtttgtatttaactacccttccgtagggtttaaaaaattaataataataaagtccaagagtccagtccaaagtccaaataaagtaaagtgcaaaagaaaaagaaaaataacctaaaaaatatataaaaaatctctcttttttttttctctcttttctatatataaaacaaaacaaaaaaaaaaaaaaaaaaaaaaaaaaaaaaaatctctttcgctcctttcgctttaagcttttccttccaaggtccttagtactccacttcgaacctgcaaatcaaagacaaaaagaaacgtaaaaaggaaaaaaaataaaataataataaacctaaaaaaattctacctaagcacaggtccgcgtcggcggcgccaaaaacttgatgtattttcaaatgttgttgtagatagtggtaaaaactgggttcttttcgaacttgtgaaggtaactctttttttttagatttaaacaaataaataaatgaaggaaattaatagcaatgtcaagatttagaaggattaaggctcaggattcactaccactccaagttgattggttataaataatatttcataaattattattaagctctttttcttattaaatcactttttaatttaaaaggtgtccaaatattaagttgtaatccttaagcatgatttatcaaagaattattctaagcataaaacatcaaactgattcacaactaattaagaaaaccattttatcctcttttttatatttatccaagtgaattaaataaagtaaataattaaagaaattataaataaaaatattaccaatcaaacatgagtgaatagatcctccattgcctcaatcaccaagaatttagccgctcatcatgttggaaaaactctcaaaatatttcattgatgctcaaaagtgttttacaatgagagaaagacaagaaaatgatgtaaaacaggattatgcgacccacagaaagcgtccagaatcaacgacagagctaaagtgctgttgtcgctgaagaaATACGACCCACAGGTGACAGTCGATTAGTTGATAAACGACTGTGCTttagagtctgttcttcacgttcttcctcctcgcagcagcagcagcagaaccagactctctgtaacttggattttcttgctctgtagtgctctaaacctctcccaattcttccTAAGCTTGACTAGCCCTCtctgctcgacactagggacctatttatacacaacaggtcactcaatccttgtaataactccaagaatatccggccataaaagaatattttccgatatttttttactttatttctctgattcgttacgttgtttcctggtttatctctttcacgcatcatctatgagttgtaggagaagtttccagccaatagagttaacccatgcacgtctcttccatccaacaattccaaaaataggatatcttccctatttgagaatatcttccctgttttgattcccaccgattatctaaccaaattggaccgaatccaacacccataccagctatgtctaggccctaggaacaaacccatttaatttgggccatttaatctcactggaacaccttcgaatcctcaaccctagtcacggcagttcaagacagtttttttccgccaaaactgttcttgatgttttcatcacctggtgattatccagccaaatacgatcgaattcgatgcccaaaatgtgtttattaagctatatcacatcttcctaccaagtttgagccattgaatcgcaccacaacaccttcattttgtcgattgaagttctgccagttgatgaaccaatttttcccgccaattttgagaatttgaattgttgaagaaggtgccccttatcctggactggggtgcgaatagcagatgccttggggtgacctgggggccccttagtaattaggtttccccttatccaaaagcgagagtccgaataacacttgtcctcgggtaccaaaatcaacttttcgagccaaattttccaaaaatgtttatttcctaaaaatacataaaaacacaatattagtacaaaaatagagttccaacaatactgacattgaggacaaattagacacaaaaatgtgtctatcaaatacccccaaacattatttgctagtcctcgagcaaatttattcttgaaaagtgaccgagttaatctcgggtgggtttatcagaggtgtacccacaaaaaccaatactccagaccctagctatctacgcagaacttggaaagcactaaagaacctccttggttggcatacaattattgactctaagaggaagaaccctgatgcgaaattccaattgctgtacacgagtttgcactcaagcatactaaaattcatataagtgacagagctctactaagatagtttcacgatggacatcatactcggagtcagactaatcacatgaaaagattaagaagatggaaaaagaaaaaaatagatggttgaaaagtgaacggtgtttcccatatctgtctgaaggcctctgccaaggtgaacctaacctaaatgactgagataccggtctgactaatattaacacactggcatatacaagggaaccagtggtcaataacttaaatctagatcaacaaactggcaaatacaagggaaccagcagttgactacacatagcaataaccattttttttttttttttttaacttaacggcatgaatagatcttttggatccaagcgcatgcttcttgtcagcagattacacgatagctcccacgggtcctgcattccacgcttgcttaggcgacggaaacagggataacacacgcatattgctatccaagtgttaatacttattctgattggtctaactggtccggtcaattttttttttttttttttttttttttttttttgaaaaggtaactcagtcactctatttcaccctagcaaagtaacaacttgaatcgtgtgcccaccaaatcacttggaacaaaagaaaactaaaaatagaaagtgaaaaggactcgacaagatatggcgaaactatcatgttatttctaacacctgagctctgtgcttttatgaatagactctatagatgtttccatctagtcagattggttcctcaactcctaaaacaaaaatgtttccatccacttagattggttagtgctatccttaataggcgtaaatttctaggctctggagtttatttattatgcaactaaaaagtttctcccatacccccaaacttaaatctaacattgtcctcaatgttctaaagatgaaactaaaagcatgaacaaggagaaactgttaccacttgaagcaaaagagataaggaaggacattaccgtgtcgcaagaatattgggttacctcccaagaagtgctaagtttaaagtcattagctagacatcaagtacctctaaaagaattgtcaccttccaaagtcgtataccaacagtcgaaacaattgtgggtccataagaccaaacagagctagcacaagtatgagacaactgcactggattagaaaaatgaacagaaggagtacgtcctcatctaaggtttctgttaaGACAACTGGGTTTGCATGATTGAGCTTCATACTTGCGTCTTGATAACTAGAATCATCCGCAAAATGGGTCTCTAaaacctgggttacctcctggacagtatcaggaggattggGTTGCGGAATCTGAACAGGCTCTAGTAGTATCTCAGACGTACAAggttcgagtcccaagttaggattTTCGATTAGGGGTACTTGACGATCACCAGACTCAtctttacccccaaacttagggtgaacAAACTCCTCAAATGGACCAAAATCTATGGGATTGATTCTAGGGTCCATAAAGTCGGCACAATAACTAGATTCTTTTGGGGATTGAACAATATCCTCGTATAATGGAttattaaagaaaatctctagcatAGGCTCATCAGCTAGGGTGTTTGTCAAGGCTACCTCCTCCGAAGCACTGGGGAGTTCAtcaaacaatggattatcaagcaTATTGCAGGCTAACGGATcaggaactaaagtgctaatcatgttcactACTTCTAAATCATCTATCTCAGAAGACTTAATGACATTGAAAATATTTagctcagtagtcatattaccaaaagatatgttcataagtccggttctacaattgatgacagcattagatgtggctaagaatgggcgacctaaaatcaccgggatgtgagcacttgggtcctgaactggctgggtgtctagaacaacaaaatccactggatagataaacttatcaacctcaatcagaacatcctctatgacaccacgaggtactttgacagacctatcagctaattgtagtgtcatattggtcggtttcagcttaccaagacctagctggttgtatacatgatacgggagtaagttaacactagctcctaagtccagtaatgccttatcgaccatgtggttaccaattgcacaagatatggtagggcatccaggatctttatacttagggagtgtttggttcagaagaattgaacttacttgaccagctaaaaaggctttcttatgaacattaagcttacgtttccgtgtacaaagatctttaaggaacttggaataagccggtagttgcctaattgcttctagtaatggaaggtttatggtaactttcttaaaaacctccattatgtcattaaagtttgattcaTTTTTCGTTGGTGCTAATAgccggggaaatggggctctgggaacgaagtgaggctcaacaggaccctcatttgtctctttagagactctatcagtctcttcattctctggctcagacgggtgaactacaCATGTTCATTATTAGGcatcaaccttgttgtcaactttctttccactcctaagggttgtgacagcgtTCACataattgtacgatttctctccttttgggttgggatcagtacgactaggaaaccttccatcttctctctcacttatgaacttagctatttgtcctacttgaagttctaatttggcaagactctgggaattattcttcaattcttgcctagtttcttgttgaaaactcatgtggttctttgttagcatttcatggttatttgctaacatagtgagagtatcctctaaggtagagatctttttctcggaagtgttctgaaactgggtttgacctgaagagttcttaaaaccaaaacctgggggaggctgagaattgctagactggccttgactctggcccttagaccaagagaaattaggatggtttctccaaccagggttgtaggtttctgagtatgggtcaaacttctgacggttctcaaacctagcattgttatagacagcatgggcttgctcttcactaacctgaccttcccaaaatgaattatcgggctctattccacaactagagcttgagaggctctattaggttcaacaagggacctatttttagactgacccatttccaaagcttctaaccttctagacaaagcagcaaacttagcatcagagcaaactcgtatctaccatattggtgctacttctattgaccaagagtcttttagggggttcaacacaagattcccactgttgggatttttcagcgataacttctaagaaggtaaaagcatcatcatcacttttactagtgaactcaccagcgcacatagactcaaccatggctttggtcgaatagtctaaaccatcataaataatttgtacgagtttcatcttatcaaatccatggtgaggacactgagataggagatcattgaatctctctaaaaatctataaagagactctccctcttgttgcacactagcactaatttttgcCTAACAGTTGCAGTTTTGTGCTTAGGGtaaatttcatatagaaagcagcaataagttcctgccatgtttcaatggattcagatggtaggttgttcagccaggtcttggctttatctctcaaggaaaagggaaacatcttaagtttcaagacttcatcagtaaggtcttttattctaattgtcccacagatttcctcaaagtccctaatatggaaataagggttctcatcatcttttcctaagaatatagggatcatctggagaatactaggttttatctcgaaattagccgtagtggctggcaatttaatgcatgaagctcggttggtcctagttgggaacatgtaatctttcaaagttgccatctttGGCACaattggagtactaggggtactcctctcactcagagataaattctaaaactgaa encodes the following:
- the LOC113311848 gene encoding bifunctional protein FolD 4, chloroplastic-like, giving the protein MATTIFSSSSTATATAGLPKFDTIRRSGSVRLRPPPSFLSLKPRNPAGFGASSISMQRRSSISSITAVATMSMSTNFPRVKLDGKAVAEEIGDEITDEVTRMKDATGVTPMLAVIVVGEKNHSPVHLENKLQACEAAGIKTNVVRLSDDSSEEEVLDCISRFNEEPSVHGIHIQLPLPRHMDTAKILTAVRVEKDVDGFSSLKTRDEQPPFKFPSVIPCTAKGCMELLYRCDLRIKGKSVVVIGNGTDTDIVAPAAAYLLQRHGAKVTVVHRGTENLKEIIKQADILISAAERAYLVRARWIKPRAIVIDTGNNMMTSHLGSCQFVGDVCYEEPYEWASVITPAPGGVESMTTAMLLSNTLLIAKRALKFE